The Neodiprion fabricii isolate iyNeoFabr1 chromosome 4, iyNeoFabr1.1, whole genome shotgun sequence genome window below encodes:
- the LOC124180598 gene encoding septin-2 isoform X1, with translation MSGDRDYIGFATLPEQVHRKSVKRGFEFTLMVVGETGLGKSTLINSLFLGDLYKDRRIPDALERVEKTTTVEKKTMDIEERGVRLRLTIVDTPGFGDSVNCDDTWKACSAYIDEQFRQYFTDESGLNRKNIQDNRVHCCLYFIPPYGHGLRQMDLEVMRRLHRKVNIVPIIAKADTLTAHEVKKLKERILADIDEHDIQIYQFPDCDSDEDEDFKQQDKELKACTPFAVIGSSTVLEVAGRKVRGRQYPWGVVEVENPKHSDFVKLRTMLISTHMQDLKDVTQDVHYENFRAQCISQISQQAIRERSKLKRDSGPHFEHSISDTDRLLLQKDEEIRRMQDILAQMQEKLKATGQGGGIGMRSRVGSLGNDLDVADADKKRNSIIDV, from the exons ATGTCTGGCG ACAGGGACTATATTGGATTTGCTACTCTACCGGAACAAGTTCACCGAAAGTCTGTGAAAAGAGGATTCGAATTTACGTTAATGGTTGTGGGCGAGACTGGCCTGGGTAAATCAACACTGATAAACAGTCTATTCCTTGGGGATCTATACAAAGATCGTCGAATTCCCGACGCCTTAG AACGTGTTGAGAAAACTAcaacggttgaaaaaaaaactatggaTATCGAAGAACGCGGAGTGAGACTTCGACTAACGATTGTTGACACGCCAG GATTTGGCGATTCTGTAAATTGCGATGACACGTGGAAGGCCTGCTCAGCTTACATAGACGAACAATTCCGTCAGTATTTCACCGACGAAAGCGGattaaatcgaaaaaatatccaaGACAACAGAGTGCATTGCTGCCTGTACTTCATACCGCCGTATGGCCACGG TTTAAGGCAAATGGACTTGGAAGTGATGCGACGATTGCATCGGAAGGTGAATATAGTACCGATTATCGCTAAAGCGGACACCCTAACAGCCCACGAAGTTAAGAAACTTAAGGAGAGAATTTTGGCCGACATAGACGAACACGATATCCAG ATATACCAATTCCCGGACTGCGACAgcgacgaggacgaggatttcAAGCAGCAGGACAAAGAGCTGAAGGCCTGCACCCCCTTTGCCGTTATCGGAAGTTCAACGGTCCTCGAGGTTGCCGGGAGAAAAGTACGCGGTCGACAGTATCCCTGGGGTGTGGTTGAAG TTGAAAATCCGAAACACAGCGACTTTGTGAAGCTACGAACGATGCTGATATCAACACACATGCAGGACTTGAAAGACGTAACGCAGGACGTACACTACGAGAACTTTCGCGCCCAGTGTATATCGCAAATTTCACAGCAAGCGATACGCGAACGGAG CAAACTTAAACGGGACTCCGGACCGCACTTTGAGCACAGTATATCCGACACGGATAGGCTGCTGTTGCAAAAAGACGAAGAG ATCCGCCGTATGCAAGACATTCTCGCCCAGATGCAGGAAAAACTTAAAGCAACTGGGCAAGGGGGTGGAATTGGTATGCGCAGCCGCGTAGGGAGTCTCGGTAACGACTTGGACGTCGCGGATGCTGATAAGAAGCGAAATAGCATCATCGACGTGTAG
- the LOC124180598 gene encoding septin-4 isoform X2: MVVGETGLGKSTLINSLFLGDLYKDRRIPDALERVEKTTTVEKKTMDIEERGVRLRLTIVDTPGFGDSVNCDDTWKACSAYIDEQFRQYFTDESGLNRKNIQDNRVHCCLYFIPPYGHGLRQMDLEVMRRLHRKVNIVPIIAKADTLTAHEVKKLKERILADIDEHDIQIYQFPDCDSDEDEDFKQQDKELKACTPFAVIGSSTVLEVAGRKVRGRQYPWGVVEVENPKHSDFVKLRTMLISTHMQDLKDVTQDVHYENFRAQCISQISQQAIRERSKLKRDSGPHFEHSISDTDRLLLQKDEEIRRMQDILAQMQEKLKATGQGGGIGMRSRVGSLGNDLDVADADKKRNSIIDV, encoded by the exons ATGGTTGTGGGCGAGACTGGCCTGGGTAAATCAACACTGATAAACAGTCTATTCCTTGGGGATCTATACAAAGATCGTCGAATTCCCGACGCCTTAG AACGTGTTGAGAAAACTAcaacggttgaaaaaaaaactatggaTATCGAAGAACGCGGAGTGAGACTTCGACTAACGATTGTTGACACGCCAG GATTTGGCGATTCTGTAAATTGCGATGACACGTGGAAGGCCTGCTCAGCTTACATAGACGAACAATTCCGTCAGTATTTCACCGACGAAAGCGGattaaatcgaaaaaatatccaaGACAACAGAGTGCATTGCTGCCTGTACTTCATACCGCCGTATGGCCACGG TTTAAGGCAAATGGACTTGGAAGTGATGCGACGATTGCATCGGAAGGTGAATATAGTACCGATTATCGCTAAAGCGGACACCCTAACAGCCCACGAAGTTAAGAAACTTAAGGAGAGAATTTTGGCCGACATAGACGAACACGATATCCAG ATATACCAATTCCCGGACTGCGACAgcgacgaggacgaggatttcAAGCAGCAGGACAAAGAGCTGAAGGCCTGCACCCCCTTTGCCGTTATCGGAAGTTCAACGGTCCTCGAGGTTGCCGGGAGAAAAGTACGCGGTCGACAGTATCCCTGGGGTGTGGTTGAAG TTGAAAATCCGAAACACAGCGACTTTGTGAAGCTACGAACGATGCTGATATCAACACACATGCAGGACTTGAAAGACGTAACGCAGGACGTACACTACGAGAACTTTCGCGCCCAGTGTATATCGCAAATTTCACAGCAAGCGATACGCGAACGGAG CAAACTTAAACGGGACTCCGGACCGCACTTTGAGCACAGTATATCCGACACGGATAGGCTGCTGTTGCAAAAAGACGAAGAG ATCCGCCGTATGCAAGACATTCTCGCCCAGATGCAGGAAAAACTTAAAGCAACTGGGCAAGGGGGTGGAATTGGTATGCGCAGCCGCGTAGGGAGTCTCGGTAACGACTTGGACGTCGCGGATGCTGATAAGAAGCGAAATAGCATCATCGACGTGTAG